The following are from one region of the Quercus robur chromosome 1, dhQueRobu3.1, whole genome shotgun sequence genome:
- the LOC126710411 gene encoding uncharacterized protein LOC126710411 — MAWFVWNRRNKIRLKEPSLDKSIIFSAAAQYLSTFQLKFPMKVAKPPAIAMKWSPPLGEGYKTNYDGAVFEESGEAGIGVVVRNATGKVLAALFEKIPYPGMVELVEILAARRAVWFIVELGMSQSIFEGDSEIVYKVLKSVDVGHSSIGQYVKDIMSISGSLRTLSFSHTRRQSNCVAHALVKRARFSFPLLVWMEHVPPDVIPAVLSDL, encoded by the coding sequence ATGGCATGGTTTGTTTGGAATCGTAGGAACAAAATTCGGCTCAAAGAACCCAGCTTGGATAAGAGCATAATTTTTAGTGCAGCAGCGCAATATCTCTCGACGTTCCAGTTGAAGTTTCCGATGAAAGTGGCTAAGCCCCCTGCAATTGCGATGAAATGGAGTCCACCGTTGGGCGAGGGGTATAAAACCAACTATGATGGGGCAGTTTTTGAAGAGTCGGGTGAGGCAGGGATAGGTGTGGTTGTGCGAAATGCTACTGGCAAAGTGCTAGctgcactttttgaaaaaattcctTACCCTGGCATGGTGGAGTTGGTGGAAATCCTAGCTGCAAGAAGGGCTGTTTGGTTCATTGTGGAATTGGGCATGTCACAGTCAATATTTGAAGGAGACTCAGAGATAGTTTATAAGGTGTTGAAATCAGTTGATGTGGGCCACTCCTCAATCGGTCAATATGTGAAAGACATTATGTCTATTTCCGGTTCGCTTcgaactctctctttctctcatactAGGAGGCAGAGTAATTGTGTGGCTCATGCCTTAGTCAAGAGAGCAAGATTTTCTTTTCCGTTGTTAGTCTGGATGGAGCATGTTCCGCCAGACGTGATTCCTGCTGTACTTTCAGACTTATAG